In Falco biarmicus isolate bFalBia1 chromosome 6, bFalBia1.pri, whole genome shotgun sequence, the following are encoded in one genomic region:
- the PRSS35 gene encoding inactive serine protease 35, translating into MEHMLLVFMFFIPVLSLTDGTETEQDFTWHLKKIPQIVSERTFSLDSPKFEAKTKLELNSVCGIECQRKLPVPSLSELKDLFSYETIFENGTRTLTEVNVLGLVLDPAGNTTTQRSSRKKRQIYGTDSRFSIYDKRFMTNFPFNTAVKISTGCSGILISPKHVLTAAHCLHNGKDYVKGSKRLRVGLMKTKSRGEGRKRKGAKRNRREVSAAQEDPEVAPELRRQSKGGGRKQRRSGRKQGTSDGMPSFQWTRVKSTHIPKGWFKGVSGDIALDYDYAVLELKRPHKRKYMELGISPTIKMMPGSMIHFSGFDNDRSGQLVYRFCSISDESNDLFYQYCDAEPGSTGSGVYLRLKEPNKKKWKRKIIAVYSGHQWVDVNGEQQDYNVAVRITPLKYAQICFWIHGNDENCTQG; encoded by the coding sequence atggAGCACATGTTACTGGTATTCATGTTTTTCATACCTGTATTGAGTCTCACTGATGGAACAGAAACCGAACAAGATTTTACTTGGCACTTAAAGAAGATTCCCCAGATTGTGAGTGAAAGAACTTTCTCCCTTGACAGCCCCAAATTTGAAGCAAAAACCAAATTAGAGCTGAACAGCGTATGTGGAATTGAATGTCAAAGAAAATTGCCGGTGCCGAGCTTGTCGGAGTTGAAGGACCTCTTCTCCTATGAAACCATTTTTGAAAATGGCACACGGACCCTGACTGAAGTGAATGTCCTCGGTCTAGTGCTTGACCCAGCTGGAAACACAACCACACAAAGGTCTTCGAGAAAGAAGAGGCAGATATACGGAACGGACAGTAGGTTCAGCATCTATGACAAGCGGTTTATGACCAACTTTCCGTTCAACACAGCTGTGAAGATCTCCACTGGCTGTAGTGGCATTCTCATTTCCCCCAAGCATGTGCTAACAGCTGCCCACTGTCTGCACAACGGCAAGGACTATGTTAAGGGCAGCAAAAGACTGAGGGTGGGCCTGATGAAGACGAAATCCAGAGGCGAGGGCAGGAAACGCAAAGGTGCtaaaagaaacaggagagaagTTTCTGCGGCCCAAGAGGATCCTGAAGTTGCCCCAGAACTAAGGCGACAATCCAAAGGTGGTGGGAGAAAGCAGAGGAGATCTGGGAGGAAGCAGGGGACCTCAGATGGCATGCCCTCCTTCCAGTGGACGAGGGTGAAGAGTACCCACATCCCAAAAGGCTGGTTTAAGGGTGTGTCTGGGGATATTGCCCTAGATTATGATTATGCTGTTCTTGAGCTCAAGCGTCCCCACAAAAGGAAATACATGGAGCTGGGAATAAGCCCAACAATCAAAATGATGCCTGGGAGCATGATCCACTTCTCAGGTTTTGACAATGATCGATCTGGGCAGCTGGTCTATAGATTTTGTAGCATTTCTGATGAGTCCAATGATCTCTTTTATCAGTACTGTGATGCTGAACCTGGCTCCACTGGATCTGGTGTCTATCTCCGTCTTAAGGagccaaacaaaaagaagtggAAACGCAAGATCATCGCTGTTTACTCTGGCCATCAGTGGGTGGATGTCAATGGTGAACAGCAGGATTACAATGTAGCAGTAAGAATTACTCCTCTCAAATATGCCCAGATTTGCTTCTGGATACACGGGAATGATGAGAATTGCACACAGGGCTGA